Within Citromicrobium bathyomarinum, the genomic segment TTTCGCAGCTGAACCGGCCGCTGTCGCCGCGACGGTTATAGCCGCGCCGGTCGTAACCGCGACGCTGGTCGCGATAGCCGCGCGCACCATCGACCTCGATCCGGCCGGTGATGTTCCAGCCACGGCGGGTGTCGCGAACCCGGTTGATGTCGACCACATTGGCATAGCGATAGCCCGCCCGGCGGGCCTGATTCTCGGCAACGCGGACGCACTTGTTGATCGCGCGGCGCGGGTTGCCGTTGGAACGGTAGTAATTGTCGCGATAACGGTTGTCGCGATAGCGGTCGCGGTCTCCGGCGGAAGCGATCGCGGCGATCCCGCCGATGATCAGCGCGCCGGCGATGACTTCGCCCGCGCTGATCCCGTCATTGTCGCGGTCGCGATAGCGCTGGGCATCGGCAGGGGCGGCGGTGGTGAAGGCCATGGCGCCCGCGGCAGCGGTGCACAGGGCGGCCTTGGTGAAGCTTTGCATTGTGTGTCTCCTCACTGTGGTGCCGAGCGCCATTGCCCGAACACCAGCTGTTCTAGAGACCACCCGGTGAGGTGTGACTGAATTGCGGCGAAAGCCATTGTTAATACAAATGGCTCCAAACCTGAACGAGCAGAATTCCGCGGTTTCCTGTGGTTTACCGCTGGTTTTACAACATGATTTGTATCGGAAACGTCGCCGAGGCCCGTCTCGCAATGCTGCTTCGTTAAGCTTGGTTCAGCAAGCCAAAGCGCCATTTCGACTCGCGATGCGCGCTCGAAACACGAAGCGGAGCCCGAAGGCCCCGCTTCGCTCGAATTGCCTGCCCTACTTCTCGATTTCGAGCCCTGTGAACGCGGCGAGGAAGGCGAGCACGTCGGCCGCTTCCTCTATCGCCTTGTCGGTCGGCTTGCCCGAACCGTGGCCCGCGCGGGTCTCGATCCGGATCAGCTGCGGCTTGTCGCCCAGGTCCGCCGCCTGCAGCGCGGCGGTGTACTTGAAGCTGTGGCCCGGAACCACGCGGTCGTCGGTATCGGCGGTGGTCACCAGCAGCGCGGGGTAATCCACGCCCGAACGGATGTTGTGGTACGGCGAATAGGCGCGCAAAACCTTCCAGTCGGCTTCCTTGCTGGGATAGCCATAATCGTCGACCCAGTAGCGACCGGCGGTGAACTGGTCGAAGCGCAGCATGTCCATCACGCCGACGGCAGCATTGCCCGCCGCGAACAGATCGGGCCGCTGGTTGGTCACCGCGCCGATCAGCAGGCCGCCGTTCGATCCACCCTGGATCGCAAGACCATCCTCCGGCGTGATCCCCTGATCGATCAGGTATTCACCTGCAGCGATGAAATCGTCGAACACGTTCTGCTTGTTGTTCAGCCGCCCTGCATCGTGCCACGCCTTACCGTATTCGCCGCCGCCACGGATGTTGGCGACGACATAGGCACCACCCGATTCGACCCATGCGAGGCGCGAGGGGCTGAAGCCCGGCGTCAGCGAAATGTTGAACCCGCCATAGCCATAGAGCAGCGTCGGCACGGCCTTCCCGCTCTCGGCCACGGCCTTGCTGCGGACCAGGAACATCGGCACGCGGGTGCCATCCTTCGAGGTGTAGAACTTCTGTTCGACCACGAAATCATCCGGATCGAAGGAGACTTCGGGCTGGGCCCAGATCGTGCTCTCACCGCTCGCGACATCATAGCGGTAGATGGTCGTCGGGCGGTTGTAGCTGGAGAAGGCGTAAAACGTCTCGGTCTGCTCCGGGTCGCCGCCGAAGCCGCCCGCGCTACCGATCCCCGGCAGTGAGACCTCGCCCTGCGGCGTGCCGTCCAGCCCGAACACCTCGATCTTGCTCTTGGCATCGACCAGGTAACTCGCGATCAGCTTGCCGCCGACCAGCGACACCCCGTCGAGCGTCTGCTCGCTTTCGGGGATCACCGTGCTCCAGCCCTGCTGCGGCGCGGTGACATCCACCGTAACCACCTTCTTTAGCGGCGCATCATCGTTGGTGACGAAGAAGAACCGGCTGCCGAGGTTGCCGACATAGGAATAGTTGTTCTCGAACCCCGGCACCAAAGTCATCGGGTCGGCATCGGCGCGCTCCAGATCGATCAGCGTCACTTCGTAGCGATCGTCGGTCCCGCTGGAGCTGGTGACGACCAGCCACCGGCCATCGTCGCTCACCTGCGCGGTGTGGTTCAGCTCGGGCTGGTCGGGCGTCTCATAGACCAGCGTGTCGGCATCCTGTTCGGTGCCGAGCGTGTGGAAATAGACCTGCTGGTTGGTATTGAGCGCCTGGAACGTCTCGCCCTCCCCCGTCGCGGGGAAGCGGCTGTAGTAGAAGCCGCTGCCGTCCTTCGCCCAGTCGAGATTGGAGAACTTCACCCATTCGACCGTATCGGGCAGCACCGTGCCGGTGGCGACATCCATCACCTTGACCGTGCGCCAGTCGCTGCCGCCATCCTGGATCGCGTAGAGCAGCTTGGTGCCATCATCGGTGATCGCGTAATCGGCGAGCGCGGTGGCATCGTCTTCCGACCATTCATTAGGGTCGATCAGCACGCGTGCTTCGCCATCCAGCCCGTCGCGCACATAGAGCACGCTCTGGTTCTGCAGGCCGTTATTGCGGGTGTAGAAATAGTGCCCGTCCTTGTCGGTCGGCAGGCCGAAGCGCTCGTAATCGGTCAGCTGCGTGATCCGCTTCTTCAGCACATCGCGCCCAGGCAGCTGAGCGAGGAACGCGTCGGTCACGGCATTCTCGCGCGCGACCCAGTCGGCGACTTCCTGGTCCTCGCGGACATCGTTCTCCAGCCAGCGATAGGGATCGGCGACCTGCTGGCCGAACTGCTCTTCCACGACATCGCCGGTGCGGGTTTCGGGATAGTCGGGCGCGGTCAGATCCTGCGCGGCGGCGGGCATCGCGACCGCAACCAGTGCGGTGGCGGCTCCGGTAAGAAGGCTGTTGCGAAGCATGGGGTGGCGTCCTCTCGTTGGTCGGGGAAACTGGTGCAGGATATCTAGTCGATGGCGGGCAGCGTGCAACTCGCTGCGCAGGATCACTCCATCGCGGCGAGCACGTCGCGGGTGAAGGCGATGATGTCGAACCGGGTGCCGACCGGGTCTTCCCCGCGCCGGACGATCACCACCTCGCGGCTCGGCACCACGACGACATATTGCCCGCGGTTGCCCATCGCGGCGAAGGTGTCCGGCGGGATACCCTCGCTCTTGTTCATCAGCCACCAGCCCGCGCCATAGCCCAGCTCGCCATCAGGCTGCGGCCCGCTGGGCGTGGAGACATACTCCCGCCAGTTCTCGGGCAGCAGGCGCTTGCCGCTCTGCGTCACGCCGTCGTCCAGATAGAGCTGGCCGAGCTTCGCCAGATCGTCCGCGGTCGCCCACACCTGGCTCGACAGGATATAGTCCGTCCCCCAGTCGGTCTCCGCGACCGTGCCGGTCATCCCGATATCGCTGAACAGGTGGGCGGGATCATAGGTATCGAACGTATCCTCGATCGCCTTGACCGCCATCAGCGTGTCGTTGTTGGCATAGCGGAACACGGTCCCCGGCTCGTGGAGCAGCGGCCATCCGGTCGCGCTCTCCGCCACCAGCGCGCCGCCCATGTAGAGCGGGTCGGTCCGATTGCCCGGCGTATCGCTGTACCGGCCCGAGGCCATGCGCAGGAAATTGTCGATCGTGATGCTCCGCCGCGCGTCCCACCGCCACCGGTCGAAGGCGAGCCCGTCGGTCACCTGCGCATCGCCGCGCTGGACCGCCGCGCCGATCAGCGTCGCGGCAATGCTCTTGGCGACAGACCAGGTACGCTGGGGCGTGTCCATGCCGAAGCCGGGGGCGTATCGCCCCTGCCCGATCACTCCATCGCCGCCGTCCCCGTGGCGAAGCACAACGGCGGTGGTTCTCGCGCCCTCGCCATAGTCCGGGGTGAAGGCACGCCCGATCACTTTGTCGAGCGCGCTTGGCGGGGCCTTCGGCGTCCGCTCACCTGTCTCGACCGCCACGATCGGGATTGTCAGACCAGCGCCACGTCGCGTCGCATCGGCGCTCGCCTGCTCCTCGCCCGGCCGGGGCGGCACGCGCATTTCCGGCGTGGGAGCCTCCAGCCCGATCGGCGCGAGGCGGCAGCCCTGATCGTGCGAGGCTTCCGCGAAGCGCGGCGGCATGTCGTCCGCCCAGTCCACCTCGACCAGCGCCACGCGACCTGCGGCATCGGGCAGGATCGAATAGTCGAGATCGCCGATGATGGCGTCGATCCGCGGATAGATGCCGGTCAGCTCCCACGCCTCGACGCTCTCTGGCGTCCGCTCCGCCCCGTTGCGCTGCGCATTGGCGAGAGCGCTGCACAGGAACAGCGCCTTGTAACCGGCGGCAAGCGCACGGTCGTAACGCGCATCGAGCTGTTCCTGCGTGGTCGACTGTGCCGCAAGCGAGGCAGGCAGGGCGAGTGCCGCAAGCGCGGCGAGGCTGGTCCGGATCATGGCGCGCGAGTGTGCCACAGCAATGCCGAAAGGGAAGCCTGCACACGAAAAAGGGGCCGGAGGAATGCCCCCGGCCCCTTGTCTCCTGCCTCGCGGATCGGATCAGTTCTCGGGCGGGATGAAACCGTCGATCACGTAGACCACGCCATTCGACGCCGCTTCCGCGATCTTGGTCAGGTGTGGGGCGTCATCGCCATCGCCGACGAGGATCTGCCCGTCGATCTTGCGCACCTGGATGGGCTCGTCCGCGACGCTCGCCAATTCGATAGAGCCGCCGTTTTGGTCGAGCGCCCTGTCCAGATCCTCGCGCGATATCGCACCGACTGCCAGATGGCCGCGCAGAAGCGCGATCACCTCAGGCCTGCCTTCATCGGAGCGAAGCCGCTCCAGATCGCCCTCGGGCAGCGCAGCGAAGGCCGCGTTGCTCGGCAGGAAGGCGGTATAGGAACCCGCTCCGTCGAAGGGATCTTCCAGACCTGCATTGCCGATCACCTCGGCAGCGGTCGAAAGGTCGTCGATCCCGGCGATGGTGGCGGCCAGATCTTGCGAGCCTGCCGTGGCAGTGGATTCGACGGGATCGGCCGCCTCGTCTGCGGCACCGCACCCGGCCAGCATGAGGGAAAGCGCGCCCAGTGCGGGGATGATCGTCTTCTTCATCATTGTCCTCACGTCAAAAGATCGATGACCGCAGCGACAACGCGGGTCGTGGGGTCGACCTGGTAAACATAGCCGTCGCTGTAGCGATACATCGCATCGGGTCCATCGCGATATCGATCGCGATAGGCGTAAGGCACATTATATGCATCGTACCCCGCAGGCAGGCGCTGGCCGACAGTGATGTCGTCACCCGTCAGAAGTGCGGCAATACCCATGATCGCCTGATCCTTCGGGTCGACCGAGAACAGCGTCTGGTCAGCGTAGTAATAGCGGGCGTCCGAGTTGCGCCCGAAATAGTCCGCGTAATAGGTGGGTGCCTGGTACTGATCATAGGCGGTTGGCCACTGGTTGCCGCTGAAGAGAGCACCGCCAACCAGCGGAACCAGCGCATCGATCACGCCCCCGCGCGAGGGACGGTAGGCGTAGCCGTCGTAATACTGCCAGTCGCTGCCCGAAAGCTGCGGATAGGCCGAGCCGTAGTAGCCGCCGAAGCGCTCGCTCCGCAGCTTCTTGGCCTGCCCGGGCGGCTGACAGCCATTGTTCTTCTTGGCGAGCCCCGGCGGGCAGAAGCCGCGCAGCGGGCGATCCGTGCGGTCGAACCGGGTGAGCACTTCGCGAGCATCGCCGCCCAGGCGATCGGTCACCTCGCGTGCGGCACGATTGGCACCGCGCCGGACCTCGTCCTCGATACGCCGATCGACCCGTCGATCCAGCTCGCGCTCGAGGCGGTCGGTCGGATTGCCACGCTGAGCCACCGGAGCCGGGCCCTGTCCGCGCTCGGCCTTGCCGTTGCCCGGCCCGTTTCCGTTGCCCCGCATCGCGGGCGGGCCGCCGCGCGGGTTGCCCGAATTGCCCTTGCCTGCGCCCGGGCCCTTCCCGGGATTGGCCTTGGCACCCTGGCTATTTCCATTGCCGTTTCCATTCCCGTTGTTCTGGGCAAGCACGGGCACGGCGAGCGCGAGCGCGAGTGCGCTCGACGCAGCGATTGCAATACGCATGTCGTTTCTCCTTGGTGAGAGAAACCGCGCTTCGCCGATTTGGGTTCCGTAAGTGTCGCGGCCCAAAGGAAAAGGGCCGCGCGGGTTGCCCCGGCGGCCCTTCTCAAACTGGTCTTGCGACCCGCGCTTACGCGTCGTCGTATTCGTCTTCCTCGGTCATCACCGGGCCGGAATCGAGGCCCTTGGCATCTTCGTCGCGATCGACGAATTCGATGATCGCGAGCTGCGCGCTGTCCGAAGCGCGGTAGCCTGCTTTGACGATACGGGTGTAACCGCCTTCACGGTCCGAATAGCGCTCCGCCAGAACGTCGAACAGCTTCTTCAGCTGGGTTTCGTCCTGCAGACGGCCCATCGCGAGGCGACGGTTGGAAAGGCCGCCACGCTTGGCCAGCGTGATCAGCTTTTCGATGTAGGGGCGCAGTTCCTTCGCCTTGGGCAGCGTGGTGACGATCTGCTCGTGCTTGATCAGCGCGGCCGACATGTTGCGGAACATGGCGGTGCGGTGGCCAGACTTGCGACCAAGCTTACGCTGCGAAATACCGTGACGCATTATTCAATCCTTCGTTTGTAAGGGGGCCGTACGAGGTACCCCGGTACGGGCCGGAATTGCGGGTCCGGCCCATGCCCGTAAGCGGAGTTAGCCCAGCAGTTCCTGTTCGAGCTTCTTGGCCATTTCCTCGATGTTCTCCGGCGGCCAGCCCGGGATGTCCATCCCGAGGCGCAGGCCCATGCTGGAGAGTACTTCCTTGATCTCGTTGAGCGACTTGCGGCCGAAGTTCGGCGTGCGCAGCATCTCGGCCTCGGTCTTCTGGACCAGATCGCCGATGTAGATGATGTTGTCGTTCTTGAGGCAGTTGGCCGAACGCACCGACAGTTCCAGCTCGTCGACCTTCTTGAGGAGGTAACGGTTAAGCTGGTTGGCGTCCGATTCCTGCGGCTCTGCGGCCATCCCGATCATCGGGCTGGAAGGCTGCGGAATGCCGTCTTCGAAGTGGACGAACAGGGTCAGCTGGTCCTGCAGGATGCGCGCGGCGTAGGCCACGGCGTCTTCAGGGGTGACGGTGCCGTCGGTTTCGATGGTCAGGTTGAGCTTGTCGTAGTCCAGTTCCTGGCCCACGCGAGCATTCTCGACCTTGTAGCTCACCTGCTTGATCGGCGAGTAGAGCGAGTCGACCGGGATCAGACCGATCGGCGCATCGGCCGGGCGGTTCTGCACGGCAGGGACGTAGCCCTTGCCGGTATCCGCGGTCAGTTCCATGTTCAGCGTCGCGCCTTCGTCGAGCTGACAGATCACGAGATCCTTGTTCAGGATCTCGATGTCGCCGGAAACGGCAATGTCGCCTGCCTTGACGGCCCCCGGACCGGTCGCGGAAAGCTGCAGGCGCTTGGGGCCCTCGCCTTCCATCTTGAGCGCGATCTGCTTCACGTTCAGGACGATGTCGGTCACATCTTCACGAACGCCAGCGAGGCTGGAGAATTCGTGGAGCACGTTCTCGATCTTGATCGAGGTGATCGCGGCACCCTGAAGCGAGGAGAGCAGCACGCGGCGCAGGGCATTGCCCAGCGTCAGGCCGAATCCGCGCTCGAGCGGTTCGGCGACGAAGGTTGCCTTGCGCTTCTTGTCGGCGCCGGTGTCCTTCAATTCGAGCGAGGTGGGCTTTTTCAGTTCCTGCCAGTTCTTGGTGTTGACGGCCATGGATGTCCCCTAGGAATGCAAGATCGGCTGGGGCCGGGCGCTTCTCGGTGGGGGGAAGAAGCGTGACCGGCCCGGAAAATGTCGGCGGAGGGAACGGCTCCCACCGCCGGGCAGGATCAGGTCAGACGCGACGCCGCTTGGACGGACGGACCCCGTTATGCGGAATCGGCGTCACATCGCGGATGCTGGTGATGGTAAAGCCCACCGCCTGCAGCGCACGCAGCGCGCTTTCGCGGCCCGAACCCGGTCCCTTTACTTCGACTTCCAGCGTGCGGACGCCGTGTTCGGCGGCCTTCTTGCCGGCATCGTCCGCCGCGACCTGTGCGGCGTAGGGAGTCGACTTGCGGCTGCCCTTGAAGCCCATCATCCCGGCGCTGGACCAGCTGATCGCATTGCCCTGCGCATCGGTGATGGTGATCATGGTGTTGTTGAAGCTGGCGTTGACGTGCGCCACGCCGCTGGAGATGTTTTTCCGCTCGCGGCGCCGAATGCGGCCTGGTTCGCGTGCCATTGGATATTCCCCTTAAGGAAAGAAAGACAGAAGAGAGACGAAGTGAAGCGCTGTTCGCGCGCTTACTTCTTCTTGCCGGCGATCGGCTTGGCCTTGCCCTTGCGGGTGCGCGCATTGGTGTGCGTGCGCTGGCCGCGAACGGGCAGACCGGCGCGATGGCGCAGGCCGCGGTAGGAACGAAGGTCCATCAGACGCTTGATGTTCATCGCGGTCTGACGGCGAAGGTCGCCTTCCACCGTGTGCTCTTCGTCGATCGTTTCACGGATCCGCAGCACTTCCTCGTCGGTGAGGTCCTGCACGCGGGTCTTGTGATCAATGCCGAGCTTGTCGGCGATCTCGACGGCCTTGGTCCGGCCGATTCCGTGAATATAGGTAAGCGCAATGATCACGCGCTTGTTGGTGGGGATATTTACCCCGGCAATACGAGCCACTTACTTCTCCATGCTCCACAGGGGCTTGGCGATCCGCAACAGCGGTGCACCCCTATCTCATCGCGAGTTTCATCGGTTCGCTGCATCACCGCCATCCGGACGGACAAAAACCGGCAGGCGCGAAGACCGGGCCGGTGCTGCAATGATGCAATGAATCGGACGAACGGCGCACATAGGCGTGAGAGCGCATAGCGTCAACAGCTACGCGCGAATAATCGCGCCGGCCGCGAAAGCGACCATACGCGACCCTGTTCGTGAGACCGAATCTAGCCCGTGTGCGGGGCTCTGTCAAAACCGGCGTGCGGCAGATGTCCCCCACAACTGCGCGGCACAGCCGCCGCTCGGTCGCGACCGAGCGGCCAACGAGGACGATCAGCGCCCTTCGGGAATGCCGGTGGTCGGCGTCTCCTCGCCCTCCCCGGTGCCTGCGCCGAACGCCGAATCGAACGAATCGCCGTCCTCTTCCTCTACTGCATCGATCGGGCCACCCAGCGCCTTGGCCAGGCCGAGGACCTGTTCGCCGATCACCCCGTCAACCGCCTTGGATATCTCGTCGATCTTGAACCGCATCGTTCCGCCGACGACGTATTCCCACGTGATCCGCGTGCCCGCAGGCTCACCCTCCTCGCCCTCGATCGGCTGAAGCGTGATCGTCATCACCCCGTCGACCGGCTCGCTCTGCAACGGCCCCAGCCCGCCCCGCATGCGCAGCACTTTGTGCGGCACTGCCTGCACCACCATCATGTGCTGAACGCTGCCCTCCAGCCCGAAGCTGTCGGGCCCGTCCTCGGCCGGGATCTTCTCGCAGAAGCAGCCCCCCGCCTGCGGCGTCAGGGTCATGTTCGATGCGTCGGCAGACCAGGTGTGGGCATCGTTCCACCAGTCGCCCGGCGCGATCAGCGCGAGCCACGCATCCTCGGGAGTGGCCTCGACATCGACCGCGTGACGGACGACGAAATGGGTGGGCGAGCTTTCGGTCACCTCGGCACCAGCAGGCACGGCGGCAATCAGCGGTGCGGCCAGCAGGGCCAGGGCTTTGGCGGCAGTACGGATCATCGAGAGGCTCCCTTTCACGCGCCCGCTATTCCACGGGCGCGCGGCAAAGGAAACCGCCTTAGGAGGCAGATCAGCCTTCCAGCAGCGCGTCGATGCTGGAGCTGACCTCTTCGATCGAGCCCATCCCGTCGACCCGCGCAACAAGGCCCTGCTCTTCGTAATAGGGCAGGATCGGCGCGGTTTCAGACCGGTAGACTTCCATGCGGTGACGCACGGTCTCTTCGTTGTCGTCGGGCCGGCGCTTGAACTCGGTGCTGCCGCACTTGTCGCACACGCCTTCGATCTGCGGCAGCTTGTGCCGGTCGTGATAGCCCTCGCCGCACGCGGCGCAGGTGAACCGGCCGGTGATCCGGTCGACCAGCGCTTCCTCGTCGACCTGGAGTTCGATCACCCGGTCGAGCTTGCGGCCATGCTTCGCGAGCAGCGCGTCGAGCTGCTCCGCTTGCGCACGGGTGCGCGGATAGCCATCGAAG encodes:
- the rplQ gene encoding 50S ribosomal protein L17, whose product is MRHGISQRKLGRKSGHRTAMFRNMSAALIKHEQIVTTLPKAKELRPYIEKLITLAKRGGLSNRRLAMGRLQDETQLKKLFDVLAERYSDREGGYTRIVKAGYRASDSAQLAIIEFVDRDEDAKGLDSGPVMTEEDEYDDA
- a CDS encoding adenylate kinase is translated as MNIILLGPPGAGKGTQAHRLVDHHGMRQLSTGDMLRAAVKAGTPVGKQAKAIMDAGELVSDDIVSALIDDELASMSADTGAIFDGYPRTRAQAEQLDALLAKHGRKLDRVIELQVDEEALVDRITGRFTCAACGEGYHDRHKLPQIEGVCDKCGSTEFKRRPDDNEETVRHRMEVYRSETAPILPYYEEQGLVARVDGMGSIEEVSSSIDALLEG
- a CDS encoding fasciclin domain-containing protein; the protein is MMKKTIIPALGALSLMLAGCGAADEAADPVESTATAGSQDLAATIAGIDDLSTAAEVIGNAGLEDPFDGAGSYTAFLPSNAAFAALPEGDLERLRSDEGRPEVIALLRGHLAVGAISREDLDRALDQNGGSIELASVADEPIQVRKIDGQILVGDGDDAPHLTKIAEAASNGVVYVIDGFIPPEN
- a CDS encoding SRPBCC family protein; translated protein: MIRTAAKALALLAAPLIAAVPAGAEVTESSPTHFVVRHAVDVEATPEDAWLALIAPGDWWNDAHTWSADASNMTLTPQAGGCFCEKIPAEDGPDSFGLEGSVQHMMVVQAVPHKVLRMRGGLGPLQSEPVDGVMTITLQPIEGEEGEPAGTRITWEYVVGGTMRFKIDEISKAVDGVIGEQVLGLAKALGGPIDAVEEEDGDSFDSAFGAGTGEGEETPTTGIPEGR
- the rpsM gene encoding 30S ribosomal protein S13; this translates as MARIAGVNIPTNKRVIIALTYIHGIGRTKAVEIADKLGIDHKTRVQDLTDEEVLRIRETIDEEHTVEGDLRRQTAMNIKRLMDLRSYRGLRHRAGLPVRGQRTHTNARTRKGKAKPIAGKKK
- a CDS encoding serine hydrolase, with protein sequence MIRTSLAALAALALPASLAAQSTTQEQLDARYDRALAAGYKALFLCSALANAQRNGAERTPESVEAWELTGIYPRIDAIIGDLDYSILPDAAGRVALVEVDWADDMPPRFAEASHDQGCRLAPIGLEAPTPEMRVPPRPGEEQASADATRRGAGLTIPIVAVETGERTPKAPPSALDKVIGRAFTPDYGEGARTTAVVLRHGDGGDGVIGQGRYAPGFGMDTPQRTWSVAKSIAATLIGAAVQRGDAQVTDGLAFDRWRWDARRSITIDNFLRMASGRYSDTPGNRTDPLYMGGALVAESATGWPLLHEPGTVFRYANNDTLMAVKAIEDTFDTYDPAHLFSDIGMTGTVAETDWGTDYILSSQVWATADDLAKLGQLYLDDGVTQSGKRLLPENWREYVSTPSGPQPDGELGYGAGWWLMNKSEGIPPDTFAAMGNRGQYVVVVPSREVVIVRRGEDPVGTRFDIIAFTRDVLAAME
- a CDS encoding prolyl oligopeptidase family serine peptidase, which produces MLRNSLLTGAATALVAVAMPAAAQDLTAPDYPETRTGDVVEEQFGQQVADPYRWLENDVREDQEVADWVARENAVTDAFLAQLPGRDVLKKRITQLTDYERFGLPTDKDGHYFYTRNNGLQNQSVLYVRDGLDGEARVLIDPNEWSEDDATALADYAITDDGTKLLYAIQDGGSDWRTVKVMDVATGTVLPDTVEWVKFSNLDWAKDGSGFYYSRFPATGEGETFQALNTNQQVYFHTLGTEQDADTLVYETPDQPELNHTAQVSDDGRWLVVTSSSGTDDRYEVTLIDLERADADPMTLVPGFENNYSYVGNLGSRFFFVTNDDAPLKKVVTVDVTAPQQGWSTVIPESEQTLDGVSLVGGKLIASYLVDAKSKIEVFGLDGTPQGEVSLPGIGSAGGFGGDPEQTETFYAFSSYNRPTTIYRYDVASGESTIWAQPEVSFDPDDFVVEQKFYTSKDGTRVPMFLVRSKAVAESGKAVPTLLYGYGGFNISLTPGFSPSRLAWVESGGAYVVANIRGGGEYGKAWHDAGRLNNKQNVFDDFIAAGEYLIDQGITPEDGLAIQGGSNGGLLIGAVTNQRPDLFAAGNAAVGVMDMLRFDQFTAGRYWVDDYGYPSKEADWKVLRAYSPYHNIRSGVDYPALLVTTADTDDRVVPGHSFKYTAALQAADLGDKPQLIRIETRAGHGSGKPTDKAIEEAADVLAFLAAFTGLEIEK
- the rpsK gene encoding 30S ribosomal protein S11 → MAREPGRIRRRERKNISSGVAHVNASFNNTMITITDAQGNAISWSSAGMMGFKGSRKSTPYAAQVAADDAGKKAAEHGVRTLEVEVKGPGSGRESALRALQAVGFTITSIRDVTPIPHNGVRPSKRRRV
- a CDS encoding DNA-directed RNA polymerase subunit alpha, with protein sequence MAVNTKNWQELKKPTSLELKDTGADKKRKATFVAEPLERGFGLTLGNALRRVLLSSLQGAAITSIKIENVLHEFSSLAGVREDVTDIVLNVKQIALKMEGEGPKRLQLSATGPGAVKAGDIAVSGDIEILNKDLVICQLDEGATLNMELTADTGKGYVPAVQNRPADAPIGLIPVDSLYSPIKQVSYKVENARVGQELDYDKLNLTIETDGTVTPEDAVAYAARILQDQLTLFVHFEDGIPQPSSPMIGMAAEPQESDANQLNRYLLKKVDELELSVRSANCLKNDNIIYIGDLVQKTEAEMLRTPNFGRKSLNEIKEVLSSMGLRLGMDIPGWPPENIEEMAKKLEQELLG